From one Bradyrhizobium sp. Ash2021 genomic stretch:
- a CDS encoding globin: MMPSENPIPRSFELAAARCEDLTPLVYRRLFEKHPEAEGMFRSEGSAPVKGSMLALTIEAMLDFAGERSGHFRLIECEVSSHDAYGTPRELFVAFFGVIADTLREVLGTEWSPELDVAWRKLLDEIEDIVKRSEA; encoded by the coding sequence GCAGTTTTGAACTTGCCGCGGCGCGCTGCGAGGATCTGACGCCTTTGGTCTATCGCCGGCTGTTCGAAAAGCACCCCGAGGCCGAGGGCATGTTTCGCAGCGAAGGCAGCGCGCCCGTCAAGGGCTCGATGCTGGCGCTGACGATCGAGGCGATGTTGGATTTCGCAGGCGAACGCAGCGGCCATTTTCGCCTGATCGAATGCGAGGTGTCGTCGCACGACGCCTATGGCACGCCGCGCGAACTGTTCGTCGCGTTCTTCGGCGTGATCGCCGATACGCTGCGCGAGGTTCTCGGAACAGAGTGGTCGCCGGAGCTTGATGTGGCGTGGCGAAAGCTGCTCGACGAGATCGAAGATATCGTCAAGCGGAGCGAAGCCTAA
- a CDS encoding DUF1467 family protein, protein MAYAISTAFAIYFVMWWIVLFLTLPFGVRSQHEDGEGAPGTDPGAPVLTRMGSKLIWTTIISAVIYAIAMWAYYQGYLNIERLSKLMGMPF, encoded by the coding sequence ATGGCTTATGCAATCTCCACCGCGTTTGCGATCTACTTCGTGATGTGGTGGATCGTGCTGTTCCTGACGCTGCCGTTCGGCGTGCGCAGCCAGCACGAGGACGGCGAGGGCGCCCCCGGCACCGATCCCGGCGCGCCGGTCCTGACCCGCATGGGCTCAAAGCTGATCTGGACCACGATCATCTCGGCGGTGATTTATGCCATCGCGATGTGGGCGTATTATCAGGGCTATCTGAATATCGAGCGGCTCTCGAAGCTGATGGGGATGCCGTTTTAG
- the mce gene encoding methylmalonyl-CoA epimerase — translation MLGRLNHVAIAVKDAEKAAKIYGGAFGAEISGAVPLPEHGVITVFVTLPNTKIEFIQPLGDASPIAKFVERNADGGIHHICYDVPDIIAARDTLIKEGARVLGDGVPRIGAHGKPVLFFHPKDFSGALVEIEQA, via the coding sequence ATGCTCGGCCGGCTCAATCATGTCGCGATCGCGGTCAAGGATGCGGAAAAGGCCGCCAAAATCTATGGCGGCGCGTTCGGTGCTGAAATCTCGGGAGCGGTGCCGCTGCCGGAGCACGGCGTGATCACGGTTTTCGTAACCCTGCCCAACACCAAGATCGAATTCATCCAGCCGCTCGGCGACGCTTCCCCGATCGCCAAATTCGTCGAGCGCAATGCCGACGGCGGCATCCACCACATCTGCTATGATGTGCCCGACATCATCGCCGCGCGCGACACCCTGATCAAGGAGGGCGCGCGCGTGCTCGGCGACGGCGTGCCCAGGATCGGCGCCCACGGCAAGCCGGTGTTGTTCTTCCATCCGAAGGATTTTTCCGGCGCGCTCGTCGAAATCGAACAGGCCTGA
- a CDS encoding ribonuclease J codes for MARPDELTFAPLGGVGEIGMNLSIYGLGNRHQRAWLAVDLGVSFGDEEHLPGIDLIMPDIRFLEKERKNLVGLVLTHAHEDHFGAIIDLWPKLQCKIYATKFSAALFEAKCAAERNAPKIPVTVVPSGGRIDLGPFNVEFIPVAHSIPESHALAIHTSAGTVLHTGDWKIDPTPIIGLPTDERRLRELGDAGVLALIGDSTNAVRDGRSPSETEVAATITKLVKAAKGRVAVTTFASNVARLKAVADAAKAADREVVVVGRAMERVVQVARETGHLDGVQNFRGADLYGHFPPDKVLALCTGSQGEPRAALARIANDDHPQVTLNRGDSVIFSSRTIPGNEKAVGAIINGLVSQGIEVITDRTDLVHVSGHPRRDELRDMISWVRPQLLIPVHGEALHLSEHAKLARAAGVPKVLICRNGDLVKLGPGDPGIIDELPSGRLYKDGSILEDSKSRAVVERRKLAFAGCAFVAIAITEKGELVDDPEVDLVGIPEKNAAGEVIDEIVFDAVVSTVEGLPRARRRDPDAMAESVRRAVRATINEHWGKKPLCVVHVLTV; via the coding sequence ATGGCGCGGCCGGATGAATTGACCTTTGCGCCGCTCGGCGGCGTCGGCGAGATCGGCATGAACCTGTCGATCTATGGCCTCGGCAACCGGCATCAGCGCGCCTGGCTCGCGGTCGATCTCGGCGTCTCCTTCGGCGACGAGGAGCATCTGCCGGGCATCGACTTGATCATGCCCGACATCCGCTTCCTGGAAAAAGAGCGCAAGAATCTGGTCGGCCTGGTGCTGACGCACGCCCATGAAGACCATTTCGGCGCCATTATAGACCTCTGGCCGAAGCTGCAATGCAAGATTTACGCGACCAAGTTCAGCGCCGCGCTGTTCGAGGCCAAATGTGCCGCCGAGCGCAACGCGCCCAAGATTCCCGTCACCGTGGTGCCGTCGGGCGGCCGCATCGACCTCGGCCCGTTCAATGTCGAATTCATTCCGGTCGCGCATTCGATTCCGGAATCGCATGCGCTGGCGATCCACACCTCTGCGGGCACCGTGCTGCACACCGGCGACTGGAAGATCGATCCGACGCCGATCATCGGCTTGCCTACCGACGAGCGGCGCCTGCGCGAGCTCGGCGACGCCGGGGTACTGGCGCTGATCGGCGATTCCACCAACGCGGTACGGGATGGGCGCTCGCCCTCGGAGACTGAGGTCGCCGCCACCATCACGAAGCTGGTGAAGGCCGCCAAGGGCCGGGTCGCCGTCACCACCTTTGCTTCCAACGTCGCTCGCCTGAAAGCGGTGGCGGATGCCGCGAAAGCCGCCGATCGTGAAGTGGTCGTGGTCGGCCGCGCCATGGAGCGCGTGGTGCAGGTCGCCCGCGAGACCGGCCATCTCGATGGCGTGCAGAATTTTCGCGGGGCCGACCTCTACGGCCATTTTCCGCCCGACAAGGTGCTGGCGCTCTGTACGGGAAGCCAGGGCGAGCCGCGCGCGGCGCTGGCGCGGATCGCCAATGACGACCATCCGCAGGTGACGCTGAACAGGGGCGACAGCGTGATCTTTTCCTCGCGCACCATCCCCGGCAACGAGAAGGCGGTCGGCGCCATCATCAATGGTCTGGTCAGCCAGGGCATCGAGGTCATCACCGACCGCACCGATCTCGTCCACGTCTCCGGCCATCCGCGCCGCGACGAGCTGCGCGACATGATTTCGTGGGTGCGGCCGCAGCTTCTGATTCCCGTGCATGGCGAGGCGCTGCATCTGTCGGAACACGCCAAGCTGGCGCGCGCGGCCGGTGTGCCAAAAGTCCTGATTTGCCGCAACGGCGATCTGGTCAAGCTCGGACCGGGCGATCCCGGCATCATCGACGAACTGCCTTCGGGGCGGCTCTACAAGGACGGCTCCATCCTGGAGGACTCCAAGTCGCGGGCGGTGGTGGAGCGGCGCAAGCTGGCCTTTGCCGGCTGTGCCTTTGTCGCCATCGCCATCACCGAAAAGGGCGAACTGGTTGACGATCCCGAGGTTGATCTCGTCGGCATCCCCGAGAAGAATGCCGCCGGCGAGGTCATCGACGAGATCGTGTTCGACGCCGTGGTCTCGACGGTCGAGGGCCTGCCGCGGGCGCGGCGGCGCGATCCCGATGCGATGGCGGAATCGGTGCGCCGTGCGGTCCGTGCCACCATCAACGAGCACTGGGGCAAGAAGCCGCTGTGCGTCGTACATGTTCTGACGGTTTAG